Proteins from a single region of Nasonia vitripennis strain AsymCx chromosome 2 unlocalized genomic scaffold, Nvit_psr_1.1 chr2_random0005, whole genome shotgun sequence:
- the LOC107981721 gene encoding uncharacterized protein LOC107981721, translating to MSLNDVMGVSSLSGQNMVLNRRVNTQVSWFECKSPDFLLRKPESKTLRSSLVKALARLLAITCQCTLVLLVDQILGISVILGHEQCPNGPTPTCVLYSREIVQCYKCNFS from the exons ATGAGTCTGAATGACGTCATGGGTGTTTCCTCGCTCAGTGGTCAAAATATg GTTCTCAATAGGCGTGTCAACACCCAAGTTAGCTGGTTCGAGTGCAAGAGCCCAGACTTTCTCCTGCGAAAGCCGGAGTCCAAGACTCTACGCAGCAGCCTCGTCAAGGCCCTGGCTCGACTTCTGGCGATCACTTGCCAGTGCACTCTAGTGCTACTCGTCGACCAGATTCTGGGTATTTCGGTTATTTTGGGGCACGAGCAGTGTCCTAACGGGCCCACCCCTACGTGTGTTCTGTATTCAAGAGAAATAGTGCAGTGTTACAAGTGTAATTTTAGTTAA